One stretch of Thalassovita sp. DNA includes these proteins:
- a CDS encoding MoxR family ATPase has translation MSDATDLVVEIEAVEEKLAKAKQSITRRFIGQEQVVDLTLSALLCGGHALLIGLPGLGKTRLVDTLSTVMGLNGNRIQFTPDLMPADILGSEVLDTEGDGRRAFRFVPGPIFCQLLMADEINRASPRTQSALLQAMQERHVTVAGEDRPLSPPFHVLATQNPIEQEGTYPLPEAQLDRFLVQIDVHYPDRATERDILLATTGVEEEEAHEVLTAEELIRAQTLLRQMPVGDSVVEAILDLVRAFRPEDDSADARVRETVAWGPGPRAAQALMLTVRARAMLQGRLAPSIEDVAAMAQPVLSHRMALNFAARARGDSLADLIEETVARIMRVEAAA, from the coding sequence ATGAGTGACGCAACCGACCTGGTGGTCGAAATCGAAGCGGTCGAGGAAAAACTGGCAAAAGCCAAGCAATCGATCACCCGGCGTTTCATCGGGCAGGAACAGGTGGTGGACCTGACGCTATCTGCCTTGCTGTGCGGTGGCCATGCGCTGCTGATTGGCCTGCCGGGGTTGGGAAAAACCCGTTTGGTTGACACGCTTAGCACGGTGATGGGGCTGAACGGCAATCGCATCCAGTTCACGCCGGACCTGATGCCAGCCGATATTCTGGGGTCGGAGGTGCTGGACACCGAAGGGGACGGCAGGCGGGCGTTCCGCTTTGTGCCGGGGCCGATTTTTTGCCAATTGCTGATGGCGGATGAGATCAACCGCGCCTCGCCACGGACCCAGTCGGCCTTGCTGCAGGCCATGCAGGAACGGCATGTGACCGTTGCGGGTGAGGATCGGCCGCTGTCACCACCGTTCCACGTGCTGGCCACCCAGAACCCTATTGAACAAGAGGGCACCTATCCGCTGCCCGAGGCGCAGCTGGACCGATTCCTGGTTCAGATCGATGTGCATTATCCAGACCGCGCAACAGAACGTGACATTCTGCTGGCGACCACCGGTGTCGAGGAAGAAGAGGCGCATGAGGTTTTAACCGCCGAGGAGCTGATCCGCGCCCAAACCCTGCTGCGGCAGATGCCCGTGGGGGACAGCGTGGTGGAGGCGATCCTTGATCTGGTGCGGGCGTTCCGGCCCGAAGATGACAGTGCCGATGCGCGGGTGCGCGAAACCGTGGCCTGGGGTCCGGGGCCGCGTGCGGCGCAGGCGCTCATGCTGACAGTGCGGGCGCGCGCGATGTTGCAGGGGCGTTTGGCCCCCTCCATCGAAGATGTAGCAGCGATGGCGCAGCCGGTGCTAAGCCACCGGATGGCGCTGAACTTTGCCGCCCGGGCGCGTGGCGATAGCCTGGCCGATCTGATCGAGGAAACCGTTGCCCGGATCATGCGGGTTGAGGCCGCCGCGTGA
- a CDS encoding DUF58 domain-containing protein, translating into MSPEASLRARAEAQAASLPPLLARAEHLAGTVLLGEHGRRRAGMGDDFWQYRPVQTGDSRRMIDWRRSARGDAQFVREREWQIAQSVILWVDQSASMQFSSDRSLPSKLERARVLALATAILLIRGGERVGLTGTLLPPRRGNNQILRLAEFFSTESAEDYGVPEARAMLPQARGLFVSDFMGDLTPLREALTKAADRGVRGVLLQVLDPSEESFPFRGRTIFESMGGSLRHETLKAGELRDRYLRRLAQRKDELGQLALRTGWQYHCHHSNDAAQMALMWLWQAINRGTA; encoded by the coding sequence GTGAGTCCAGAGGCATCCCTCAGGGCGCGCGCCGAGGCGCAGGCCGCCAGCCTGCCGCCCCTGCTGGCGCGGGCTGAACATCTGGCCGGAACCGTGCTGCTGGGCGAACATGGCCGCCGTCGCGCGGGCATGGGGGATGATTTCTGGCAGTACCGTCCGGTGCAGACCGGTGACAGCCGCCGGATGATTGACTGGCGCCGCTCGGCGCGGGGGGATGCGCAGTTTGTGCGCGAACGTGAATGGCAGATCGCGCAGAGTGTGATCCTCTGGGTGGATCAATCGGCCTCAATGCAGTTTTCATCCGATAGATCACTGCCCAGCAAGCTGGAGCGCGCGCGTGTTCTGGCACTGGCAACGGCGATCCTGCTGATCCGTGGCGGCGAACGTGTGGGCCTGACTGGCACGCTGTTGCCACCGCGCCGGGGCAACAATCAGATCCTGCGTCTGGCCGAGTTTTTCAGCACCGAAAGCGCAGAGGATTACGGTGTGCCAGAGGCCCGCGCGATGCTGCCGCAGGCCCGGGGCCTGTTTGTTTCAGATTTCATGGGGGATCTGACACCGCTGCGTGAGGCGCTGACCAAAGCCGCAGATCGCGGTGTGCGCGGCGTGTTGTTGCAGGTGCTGGACCCCAGTGAGGAATCCTTTCCTTTCCGCGGGCGCACCATTTTTGAAAGCATGGGGGGCAGCCTGCGCCATGAAACGCTGAAAGCGGGTGAACTGCGGGATCGCTACCTGCGTCGGCTGGCGCAGCGCAAGGATGAGTTGGGTCAATTGGCATTGCGGACAGGCTGGCAATATCACTGTCATCACAGCAATGACGCCGCGCAGATGGCGCTGATGTGGCTGTGGCAGGCGATCAACCGGGGGACCGCGTGA